Proteins from a genomic interval of Medicago truncatula cultivar Jemalong A17 chromosome 3, MtrunA17r5.0-ANR, whole genome shotgun sequence:
- the LOC11420312 gene encoding 21 kDa protein — MATNVLLFLLLTLLSIATSTPTNFIKSSCSTTSYPTLCVESLSVYATTIQQDPHQLVQTALSLSLNKTQSTKGFVTKCKKFKGLKPREYAALHDCVEEITDSVDRLSRSLKELKLCKINGQDFNWHISNVQTWVSSSMTDASTCSDGFGGKALDGRMKTSIRSRMVNLAQVTSNALSLINQYGTNH; from the coding sequence ATGGCAACAAATGTCCTTCTTTTCCTTCTCTTAACTCTCCTCTCTATTGCAACTTCAACACCAACAAACTTCATCAAATCCTCATGTAGCACAACATCATACCCAACACTTTGTGTTGAATCTCTCTCTGTCTATGCAACAACAATCCAACAAGACCCTCATCAATTGGTCCAAACAGCTTTATCACTTAGCCTAAACAAAACTCAATCCACAAAAGGCTTTGTTACAAAGTGCAAAAAGTTTAAAGGTCTTAAACCAAGAGAATATGCTGCTCTTCATGATTGTGTTGAAGAAATTACTGATAGTGTTGATAGGCTTAGCCGTTCACTTAAGGAGCTTAAACTTTGCAAGATCAATGGTCAAGATTTCAATTGGCATATAAGTAATGTTCAAACATGGGTTAGCTCATCTATGACTGATGCAAGTACTTGTAGTGATGGCTTTGGTGGAAAAGCACTTGATGGAAGAATGAAAACCTCTATTAGATCAAGAATGGTTAATCTTGCTCAGGTTACTAGTAATGCTCTTTCACTCATTAATCAATATGGTACTAATCACTAG
- the LOC11422394 gene encoding 21 kDa protein: MATKFTLVFLFLTLLSIATSTPTNFIKSSCSTTSYPTLCVESLSVYATTIQQDPHQLVQTALSLSLNKTQSTKGFVTKCKSFKGLKPREYAALHDCVEEITDSVDRLSRSLKELKLCKIQGEDFSWHISNVETWVSSALTDESTCSDGFGGKALDGRMKASIRSRMVNVAQVTSNALSLINQYATKH; this comes from the coding sequence ATGGCAACAAAGTTTACCcttgttttccttttcttgACTCTCCTCTCTATTGCAACTTCAACACCAACAAACTTCATCAAATCCTCATGTAGCACAACATCATACCCAACACTTTGTGTTGAATCTCTCTCTGTCTATGCAACAACAATCCAACAAGACCCTCATCAATTGGTCCAAACAGCTTTATCACTTAGCCTGAACAAAACTCAATCCACTAAAGGCTTTGTTACAAAGTGCAAAAGTTTCAAAGGTCTTAAACCAAGAGAATATGCTGCTCTTCATGATTGTGTTGAAGAAATCACTGATAGTGTTGATAGGCTTAGCCGTTCACTAAAAGAGCTTAAACTTTGCAAGATCCAAGGTGAGGATTTCAGTTGGCATATAAGCAATGTTGAGACATGGGTTAGCTCAGCTTTGACTGATGAAAGCACTTGTAGTGATGGATTTGGTGGAAAAGCACTTGATGGAAGAATGAAAGCCTCTATTAGATCAAGAATGGTTAATGTTGCTCAAGTTACTAGTAATGCTCTTTCACTTATTAATCAATATGCTACTAAGCACTAG